One part of the Arthrobacter sp. EM1 genome encodes these proteins:
- a CDS encoding bifunctional allantoicase/(S)-ureidoglycine aminohydrolase, producing MGKYYTPEGGLPPQTHLTTERAIVTEAYTVIPKGVLTDIVTSNLPGFSNTRSWIIARPISGFATTFSQLIVEIGPGGGAPKAEFEAGVEGVIFVTRGKVNLTLDGELHQLEEGGYAYIAAGAQWGLENVSDEIVSFHWIRKAYERLEGYEAKSFVTSDQEVEPREMPDVDGVWKTTRFADPGDLAHDMHVNIVTFKPGGVIPFPETHVMEHGLYVLEGKAMYLLNNDWVEVEAGDFMWLRAFCPQACYAGGPGNFRYLLYKDVNRQIRLT from the coding sequence ATGGGCAAGTACTACACACCTGAAGGCGGCTTGCCGCCGCAGACCCACCTCACCACCGAGCGCGCCATCGTCACGGAAGCCTATACGGTCATCCCGAAGGGCGTCCTGACAGACATCGTCACCAGCAACCTGCCGGGCTTTTCGAACACCCGCTCATGGATCATCGCCCGCCCAATCTCCGGGTTCGCTACTACTTTTTCCCAGCTGATCGTGGAGATTGGCCCGGGCGGCGGCGCGCCCAAGGCGGAATTCGAGGCTGGCGTTGAAGGCGTCATCTTCGTCACCAGGGGCAAGGTTAATCTGACGCTTGACGGTGAACTGCACCAGCTCGAAGAAGGCGGGTACGCCTACATTGCTGCCGGCGCGCAGTGGGGCCTGGAGAACGTCTCGGACGAGATCGTCTCCTTCCACTGGATCCGCAAGGCCTACGAGCGGTTGGAAGGCTACGAGGCGAAATCCTTCGTCACCAGTGACCAGGAAGTCGAGCCGCGCGAAATGCCGGATGTTGACGGCGTCTGGAAGACCACACGTTTCGCGGACCCCGGCGATCTGGCACACGATATGCACGTGAACATCGTGACGTTCAAGCCCGGCGGAGTGATCCCGTTCCCGGAAACACACGTGATGGAGCACGGCCTGTACGTCCTGGAGGGCAAGGCCATGTACTTGCTCAACAATGACTGGGTAGAGGTCGAGGCGGGCGACTTTATGTGGCTGCGTGCCTTCTGCCCGCAGGCATGCTACGCCGGCGGCCCCGGCAATTTCCGCTACCTGCTCTACAAGGATGTCAACCGCCAGATCCGCCTGACCTAA
- a CDS encoding TIM barrel protein, with the protein MTYTVNCSILLTELPLLERPAAAKAAGFDAVEFWWPFETSVPSDSEVAKFEKAITDAGVQLSGLNFNAGNMPEGDRGLVSWPARSAEFLDNIDVVAGIGERLGCTAFNALYGNRTAGDSAEKQDAVAAENLATAAAGVARIGGTVLLEPVSGAPRYPLLTAADALKVIARVKDESGADNVKLLADFYHLAVNGDDVAAVIEQHAKDFGHIQIADNPGRGAPGTGNLPLGEWISRSRELGYTGYIGLEYKEPAKAAFNWAIRQPAAH; encoded by the coding sequence ATGACGTATACCGTGAACTGCTCCATCCTGCTGACGGAACTGCCGCTCCTCGAGCGGCCCGCGGCCGCCAAGGCAGCAGGGTTTGACGCCGTCGAATTCTGGTGGCCGTTTGAGACCTCCGTACCCTCGGACAGCGAGGTGGCCAAGTTTGAGAAGGCCATTACCGACGCCGGCGTCCAGCTCTCGGGGCTGAACTTCAACGCAGGCAACATGCCGGAAGGCGACCGTGGCCTGGTGTCCTGGCCGGCCCGCTCGGCCGAGTTCCTGGACAACATCGACGTCGTCGCGGGCATCGGCGAGCGACTCGGGTGCACAGCGTTCAACGCCCTCTACGGCAACCGCACTGCGGGAGATTCCGCAGAAAAGCAGGACGCCGTAGCCGCCGAGAACCTCGCGACGGCCGCCGCCGGCGTCGCACGGATCGGTGGCACCGTCCTGCTGGAGCCGGTCAGCGGCGCACCGCGCTACCCGCTGCTCACGGCCGCCGACGCCCTGAAGGTGATCGCCAGGGTCAAGGACGAGTCCGGCGCCGATAACGTCAAGCTCCTTGCCGACTTCTACCACCTGGCCGTCAACGGGGACGACGTCGCGGCCGTGATTGAACAGCACGCCAAAGACTTCGGCCACATCCAAATCGCCGACAACCCCGGCCGCGGAGCCCCCGGAACCGGAAACCTTCCGCTCGGCGAATGGATCTCCCGGAGCCGCGAACTCGGCTACACGGGCTACATCGGCCTCGAATACAAAGAACCGGCCAAAGCCGCCTTCAACTGGGCCATCCGCCAGCCTGCTGCGCACTGA
- a CDS encoding 2-hydroxy-3-oxopropionate reductase, whose amino-acid sequence MSNVTVIGLGIMGLPMAINLVKAGHSVTGFNRSQDKIDTLVSEGGRGAASIADAVRDADVVITMVPDSPDVESVVSGPEGLFANAKQGTLWIDASSIRPDVAKRLADDAKAAGIRALDAPVSGGEQGAITAALSIMVGGDAADFEAAQDVLNAVGKTIVHVGPAGSGQTVKAANQLIVAVNIQVLGEAVAFLEAYGVDTDAALKVLGGGLAGSKVLDQKGQKMLDRDFAPGFRLALHHKDMGIVTSAAREANVSLPLGALAAQLVAATVNQGDGGLDHSGLFKQTLQLSGRK is encoded by the coding sequence ATGAGCAACGTCACAGTCATCGGTCTCGGCATCATGGGCCTTCCCATGGCCATCAACCTCGTCAAGGCAGGCCACAGCGTCACCGGCTTCAACCGCAGCCAGGACAAGATCGACACGCTGGTCTCCGAGGGCGGCCGGGGTGCAGCGAGCATCGCCGACGCTGTCAGGGACGCGGACGTCGTTATTACGATGGTTCCGGACTCACCTGACGTCGAAAGCGTCGTCTCCGGACCCGAAGGCCTGTTCGCGAACGCGAAGCAGGGCACCCTCTGGATTGATGCCAGCAGCATCCGCCCCGATGTGGCCAAGCGGCTGGCGGACGATGCCAAGGCCGCCGGTATCCGTGCCCTGGACGCCCCGGTGTCAGGCGGCGAGCAGGGCGCCATCACCGCCGCGCTTTCCATTATGGTCGGCGGCGACGCAGCAGACTTCGAAGCAGCACAGGACGTGCTCAACGCTGTGGGAAAGACCATCGTCCACGTAGGCCCGGCCGGCTCCGGGCAGACCGTCAAAGCGGCCAACCAGCTGATCGTCGCCGTCAACATCCAGGTACTGGGCGAAGCCGTAGCCTTCCTTGAGGCCTACGGCGTGGATACTGATGCCGCGCTCAAGGTCCTCGGTGGCGGCCTGGCCGGCTCCAAAGTGCTGGACCAGAAGGGCCAGAAGATGCTGGACCGCGACTTCGCGCCAGGCTTCCGCCTCGCGCTCCACCACAAGGACATGGGTATCGTCACTTCGGCCGCCCGCGAAGCCAACGTCTCGCTCCCGCTCGGCGCCCTCGCCGCTCAGCTCGTCGCAGCCACTGTCAACCAGGGCGACGGCGGCCTCGACCACTCGGGTCTGTTCAAGCAGACCCTCCAGCTCAGCGGCCGCAAGTAA
- the gcl gene encoding glyoxylate carboligase, with protein sequence MTKMRTVDAAVAILAKEGAIEAFGLPGAAINPFYSAMREHGGIRHTLARHVEGASHMADGYSRAKDGNIGICIGTSGPAGTDMITGLYAAWADSIPMLCITGQAPVAKLHKEDFQAVDIESIAKPVTKMAMTVLEPGQIPGAFQKAFQLMRSGRPGPVLLDLPFDVQMAEIEFDIDTYEPLPVEKPKASRKQLDKALDMLTAAQHPLIVAGGGVINASASAQLVELAELLNVPVIPTLMGWGSIPDDHRLMAGMVGLQTSHRYGNETMLASDFVIGIGNRWANRHTGGLDTYTSGRKFVHIDIEPTQIGRVFSPDLGIASDAGAALDGLLELARERKAAGTLPDYSDWVGECVLRKGSLQRKTHFENVPIKPQRVYEEMNKSFGKDTTYVTTIGLSQIAGAQMLHVFGPRKWINAGQAGPLGWTGPAALGVVRGKPDETVVALSGDYDFQFMIEELAVGAQFNLPYVHVVVNNSYLGLIRQSQRGFKMEQNVSLAFENINSPETKGYGVDHLKVAEGLGCKAIRVEDPSDLSAAFDKAKALMSEFNVPVVVEVILEKITNISMGTEINAINEFEEVAAQGADAPTAIIAMLD encoded by the coding sequence ATGACGAAAATGCGCACCGTAGATGCAGCCGTCGCGATCCTGGCAAAGGAGGGCGCCATTGAGGCGTTCGGCCTGCCAGGTGCTGCGATCAACCCCTTTTACTCGGCGATGCGGGAGCACGGCGGCATCCGCCACACCCTTGCCCGGCACGTGGAAGGCGCCTCGCACATGGCCGACGGGTACTCCCGGGCCAAGGACGGGAACATCGGCATCTGCATCGGCACGTCCGGTCCCGCCGGCACCGACATGATCACCGGACTCTACGCGGCGTGGGCGGACTCCATCCCCATGCTCTGCATCACCGGGCAGGCCCCCGTTGCCAAGCTCCACAAGGAAGACTTCCAGGCCGTGGACATCGAATCCATCGCCAAACCCGTCACCAAAATGGCAATGACAGTTCTGGAGCCCGGCCAGATCCCCGGCGCCTTTCAGAAAGCCTTCCAGCTCATGCGCTCCGGCCGCCCCGGCCCGGTGCTGCTGGACCTCCCGTTCGATGTGCAGATGGCCGAGATCGAATTCGACATCGACACCTACGAGCCCCTCCCGGTGGAAAAGCCCAAAGCCAGCCGCAAGCAGTTGGACAAGGCCCTGGACATGCTCACCGCAGCGCAGCACCCCTTGATCGTCGCCGGCGGCGGCGTGATCAACGCTTCGGCCTCGGCACAGCTTGTCGAACTGGCCGAACTGCTCAACGTCCCGGTCATCCCCACCCTGATGGGCTGGGGCAGCATCCCGGACGACCACCGCCTGATGGCCGGCATGGTGGGCCTGCAGACCTCACACCGCTACGGGAACGAGACCATGCTGGCCTCGGACTTTGTGATCGGGATCGGCAACCGCTGGGCCAACCGCCACACCGGCGGACTGGACACCTACACGTCCGGCCGCAAGTTCGTGCACATCGACATCGAACCGACCCAGATCGGCCGCGTCTTCTCCCCGGACCTGGGCATCGCCTCCGACGCCGGCGCGGCATTGGACGGGCTCCTGGAGCTGGCCCGGGAACGCAAAGCCGCCGGCACCTTGCCGGATTACAGCGACTGGGTCGGCGAATGCGTCCTGCGCAAGGGCTCACTGCAGCGCAAAACGCACTTTGAAAATGTCCCGATCAAGCCGCAGCGTGTCTACGAGGAAATGAACAAGTCCTTCGGCAAAGACACCACCTACGTAACCACGATTGGCCTCTCGCAGATCGCCGGTGCCCAGATGCTCCACGTGTTCGGGCCCCGCAAATGGATCAACGCGGGCCAGGCAGGCCCGCTGGGATGGACCGGACCTGCCGCACTCGGTGTGGTCCGCGGCAAGCCGGACGAGACAGTCGTTGCCTTGTCCGGCGACTACGATTTCCAGTTCATGATCGAAGAACTGGCCGTCGGCGCACAATTCAACCTCCCGTACGTGCACGTGGTGGTGAACAACTCGTACTTGGGCCTGATCCGCCAGTCCCAGCGCGGCTTCAAGATGGAGCAGAACGTGTCCCTGGCGTTCGAAAACATCAACTCTCCGGAGACCAAGGGCTATGGCGTGGACCACTTGAAGGTTGCCGAAGGCCTGGGTTGCAAAGCCATCCGGGTGGAAGACCCGAGTGACCTTTCGGCAGCCTTCGACAAGGCCAAGGCGCTGATGAGCGAGTTCAACGTTCCCGTGGTGGTCGAGGTGATCCTGGAAAAGATCACCAACATCTCCATGGGCACCGAGATCAATGCGATCAACGAGTTCGAGGAGGTCGCTGCGCAGGGCGCCGACGCCCCCACGGCCATCATCGCAATGCTTGACTAA
- a CDS encoding glycerate kinase has protein sequence MRVVIAPDKFKGSLTAPDIVAHLTAGLRSVKRAAGQVLDVDGIPVADGGEGTLDAAVGSGFTRRTAIVSGPTGEPLEAEFAVRGREAIIEMATASGLAVLPGGIRDALGSTSLGTGQLIRAALDAGCRKIILGVGGSANTDGGAGVLQGLGARFIDSDGNEIPAGGAALARLKWIDFSGFDTRLEETRFVLASDVDNPLLGPDGAAAVFGPQKGASSEDVRTLDSALGHFVDVLSHELGFRAQKAAEAPGAGAAGGVGYAAIAVLAASRRPGIDVVLEFTDLAHRLVGADLVITGEGSLDEQSLLGKTPMGVARAAALAGVPVIAVCGRTTLTAGQLRAAGFQSTFALTSIEENVEKCIAEAGRLLETVGTTIGGQLGPDSPWFRPMESTPSKEYLNA, from the coding sequence ATGAGAGTGGTCATAGCACCGGACAAGTTCAAGGGCTCACTGACGGCCCCGGACATCGTTGCCCATCTCACGGCAGGTCTTCGCTCCGTAAAGCGGGCCGCCGGCCAGGTCCTGGACGTGGATGGCATTCCCGTGGCCGACGGCGGCGAAGGTACCCTCGATGCTGCTGTCGGCAGCGGTTTCACCCGCCGTACCGCTATCGTCAGCGGCCCGACGGGCGAGCCGCTGGAAGCCGAATTCGCCGTCCGGGGCCGCGAAGCGATTATCGAAATGGCGACGGCATCAGGACTTGCCGTGTTGCCCGGCGGCATCAGAGATGCGTTGGGATCAACCTCTCTGGGTACCGGGCAGCTGATCCGGGCAGCCTTGGACGCAGGCTGCCGCAAGATCATCCTCGGTGTTGGCGGAAGCGCCAACACCGACGGCGGCGCCGGGGTGCTGCAGGGGCTCGGTGCCCGCTTCATCGATTCGGACGGAAATGAAATTCCGGCCGGCGGGGCTGCCCTGGCCCGGCTGAAATGGATTGATTTCTCCGGGTTCGATACGCGGCTGGAGGAAACACGGTTCGTTCTGGCCAGTGATGTGGACAATCCGCTGCTTGGCCCGGATGGTGCGGCGGCGGTGTTTGGCCCGCAAAAGGGGGCGTCCAGCGAAGACGTCAGAACGCTCGACTCCGCGCTGGGACACTTCGTGGACGTGCTCAGCCATGAGCTGGGGTTCCGGGCACAAAAGGCTGCCGAGGCACCGGGCGCCGGTGCCGCCGGCGGCGTCGGGTATGCCGCCATCGCGGTCCTGGCGGCCTCCCGCCGGCCAGGCATCGATGTCGTCCTTGAATTTACCGACCTCGCCCATCGGCTGGTCGGGGCTGACCTCGTTATCACCGGCGAAGGCAGCCTGGATGAACAAAGCCTGCTCGGCAAAACCCCCATGGGAGTGGCGCGGGCAGCGGCGCTGGCCGGCGTACCGGTCATCGCCGTCTGCGGGCGCACTACATTAACGGCCGGTCAGTTGCGCGCCGCGGGATTCCAGTCCACGTTTGCCCTGACCTCGATTGAAGAGAACGTGGAAAAGTGCATCGCCGAAGCCGGGCGTCTGCTCGAAACGGTCGGCACCACCATCGGCGGCCAACTCGGTCCTGATTCACCCTGGTTCCGGCCCATGGAATCAACGCCCTCGAAGGAGTACCTCAATGCTTGA
- the allB gene encoding allantoinase AllB, whose amino-acid sequence MLEERYDLVVRGRRVLTTAGIAAREVGIRGGRIVAIEPLGNALAGAQVIDLADDETMIPGLVDTHVHVNEPGRTEWEGFASATRAAAAGGVTTIIDMPLNSVPPTTTVEGLKLKREVAADQAFVDVGFWGGAVPGNLKDLRGLHDEGVFGFKCFLLHSGVDEFPHLEADEMETDMAELKSFDSLMIVHAEDSHAIDRAPHPGGDHYANFLSSRPRGAENKAIAEVIERARWTGARAHILHLSSSDALPMIASAKRDGVHLTVETCPHYLTLMAEEIPDGATAYKCCPPIREAANRELLWKGLQEGTIDCIVSDHSPSTLDLKDLENGDFAVAWGGVSSLQLGLSLIWTEARHRGIALEQVISWMAAKPAELARLTTKGHIALGYDADFAIFAPDEAYVVDVTKLQHKNPITPYDGKALSGVVRKTYLRGHPINNHTPHGTLLRRGGI is encoded by the coding sequence ATGCTTGAAGAACGCTATGACTTGGTTGTTCGTGGTCGGCGTGTGTTGACGACGGCGGGGATCGCGGCGCGGGAGGTCGGGATCCGGGGCGGGCGGATCGTGGCGATCGAGCCGTTGGGTAATGCCCTGGCCGGGGCGCAGGTCATAGACCTCGCCGATGACGAGACGATGATCCCGGGCCTGGTCGATACCCATGTCCACGTCAACGAACCGGGCCGCACGGAGTGGGAAGGGTTCGCGTCCGCGACCCGGGCCGCCGCGGCCGGGGGCGTCACGACGATCATCGACATGCCACTGAACTCCGTTCCGCCGACCACCACTGTCGAAGGGTTGAAACTCAAACGTGAAGTCGCCGCGGACCAGGCGTTTGTCGACGTCGGGTTCTGGGGCGGGGCCGTCCCGGGGAACCTGAAAGACCTCCGGGGCCTCCACGACGAGGGCGTCTTCGGGTTCAAGTGTTTCCTGCTCCACTCCGGGGTCGATGAATTCCCGCACCTGGAGGCCGATGAAATGGAAACGGACATGGCCGAGCTGAAATCCTTCGACTCACTCATGATCGTCCACGCCGAAGACTCCCACGCGATCGACCGCGCACCGCACCCGGGCGGGGACCACTACGCGAACTTCCTCTCCTCCCGCCCGCGCGGGGCCGAGAACAAAGCCATCGCCGAAGTCATCGAACGCGCCCGCTGGACCGGAGCCAGGGCCCACATCCTGCACCTGTCCTCCTCGGACGCGCTGCCGATGATCGCCTCGGCCAAACGCGACGGCGTGCACCTGACCGTGGAGACCTGCCCGCACTATTTGACACTGATGGCCGAGGAAATCCCCGACGGCGCCACCGCATACAAATGCTGCCCGCCGATCCGGGAAGCCGCGAACCGGGAACTGCTCTGGAAAGGCCTCCAGGAAGGCACCATCGACTGCATCGTCTCAGACCACTCACCCTCGACCCTGGACCTGAAAGACCTCGAAAACGGCGACTTCGCCGTCGCCTGGGGCGGGGTCTCCTCCCTGCAGCTCGGACTGTCCCTGATCTGGACCGAAGCCCGCCACCGCGGCATCGCCCTGGAACAAGTGATCTCCTGGATGGCCGCCAAACCCGCCGAACTCGCCCGCCTCACCACCAAAGGCCACATCGCCCTCGGCTACGACGCGGACTTCGCCATCTTCGCCCCCGACGAGGCCTACGTCGTAGACGTCACCAAACTCCAGCACAAAAACCCCATCACCCCCTACGACGGCAAAGCACTCTCCGGCGTCGTCCGCAAAACCTACCTCCGCGGCCACCCCATCAACAACCACACCCCCCACGGCACCCTCCTGCGCCGCGGCGGCATCTAA
- a CDS encoding winged helix-turn-helix domain-containing protein — protein sequence MPPEGSDDVGPGEDDTGPPLRAGARPRTVAVDLATGTVHVDNWPVQLTGVEFRLLRYLVENCSRPIARSELREFLESLDFPGCASRSIDVYVARVRRKLGGARSTIATVRGGGYQFVPGPYAKVRGPAEYSI from the coding sequence GTGCCCCCCGAAGGGAGCGACGACGTGGGCCCGGGAGAGGACGATACAGGGCCCCCGCTCCGGGCCGGTGCGCGCCCCCGCACGGTGGCAGTGGACCTCGCCACCGGAACAGTACACGTCGATAACTGGCCTGTGCAGCTGACCGGGGTCGAGTTCAGGCTCTTGCGCTACCTCGTGGAAAACTGCTCGAGGCCGATAGCTCGCAGTGAACTCCGGGAGTTTCTGGAGTCGCTGGATTTCCCGGGGTGCGCCTCGCGATCCATTGACGTCTATGTGGCCCGCGTGCGCCGAAAGCTTGGCGGGGCCCGGTCCACGATTGCCACGGTTCGCGGCGGGGGCTACCAGTTTGTCCCCGGTCCTTACGCCAAAGTGCGCGGACCTGCCGAATACTCCATCTGA
- the bcp gene encoding thioredoxin-dependent thiol peroxidase, translating into MNLNPTSQRVPTKLQPGTPAPDFSLTDAGGKRVSLTDYRGKSAIVYFYPKAATPGCTTEACDFRDSLASLTSSGYAVLGISPDSQAALAAFAGDQGLTFPLLADEDHAVALAYGAWGEKLVNGEVTEGLVRSTVVVDPEGIVELAQYQVTAKGHVAQLKAALGL; encoded by the coding sequence ATGAACCTGAACCCGACATCCCAGCGAGTCCCCACGAAGCTTCAGCCCGGAACGCCGGCACCGGATTTCAGCTTGACCGACGCCGGCGGCAAGCGTGTCTCGTTGACGGACTACCGCGGCAAAAGTGCCATCGTGTACTTTTACCCGAAGGCAGCGACCCCGGGCTGCACGACCGAGGCGTGCGATTTCCGCGATAGCCTCGCCTCCCTCACGAGTTCCGGATATGCAGTCCTCGGTATCTCTCCGGATTCGCAGGCCGCCTTGGCCGCCTTCGCCGGCGACCAGGGGCTTACCTTCCCGCTGCTTGCCGACGAGGACCATGCTGTGGCCCTGGCCTACGGTGCGTGGGGCGAGAAGCTGGTCAACGGCGAGGTTACGGAGGGCCTGGTCCGCTCCACGGTGGTGGTGGACCCCGAGGGCATCGTCGAACTCGCGCAGTACCAGGTCACCGCCAAGGGCCACGTCGCGCAGCTGAAGGCGGCACTGGGCCTGTAG
- a CDS encoding GGDEF domain-containing protein → MLDLRIWMLGFGLLIGLVFPFLLIVLGLSPEAAVQPGFFALTVAAGIAVAEINHLLVRVVVGGRLRSLVAGMAPVEALLVDAAASGDWTGCDLAGCAIPVDSADEFGDVAQSFNGLVASLSDSHQVSDGIKKVSQALAAHLEIGALAEAALHELSVHTACAAAALLTVSNGTLHVAGSLRMRAGIDLTGTELVLGVLGTARPAVLMLPEDLVRAGALTEFTPQEVHILPVLFDAATVGVLVMAFAEHPAPAARAVLGASLPGLAVAVNNALTHEDLQRIAALDPLTGVFNRRSGLVRLEEEFDRSRRSHQSLGVLMFDIDHFKVVNDTFGHLVGDRVLRSVVQAARKVLRGSDVLLRFGGEEFIVVLPGATRDDLAITGERIRLAVAEAGLLEDGHPIRLTVSVGGFAGHAGNTTTPEEMICHADVALYSSKQSGRDRCVIA, encoded by the coding sequence ATGCTGGACCTCAGAATCTGGATGCTGGGTTTCGGGCTCCTTATCGGCCTGGTCTTCCCATTTCTTCTGATCGTGCTCGGACTCTCACCCGAGGCGGCCGTGCAGCCAGGCTTCTTTGCCCTGACCGTGGCCGCGGGGATCGCTGTCGCGGAGATCAACCATCTCCTAGTGCGTGTGGTCGTGGGGGGTCGGCTGCGTTCTCTGGTTGCCGGGATGGCTCCTGTCGAGGCTCTGTTGGTCGATGCGGCCGCGAGCGGTGACTGGACAGGATGCGATCTGGCGGGCTGCGCAATTCCAGTGGACTCAGCCGATGAATTCGGCGACGTGGCCCAGTCGTTTAACGGCCTGGTCGCCAGCCTGTCGGACAGCCACCAGGTTTCCGATGGGATCAAGAAGGTGTCGCAAGCCCTCGCTGCCCACCTGGAAATCGGCGCCCTCGCGGAGGCGGCGTTGCATGAGCTGTCGGTGCACACCGCGTGTGCTGCTGCGGCGCTGCTCACAGTTAGCAACGGCACGCTCCACGTGGCCGGATCATTGCGGATGCGAGCCGGTATCGACCTGACGGGTACAGAGTTGGTACTCGGTGTCTTGGGCACGGCACGGCCCGCCGTGCTTATGCTGCCCGAAGACCTCGTCAGGGCCGGGGCACTGACGGAATTTACTCCGCAGGAGGTACACATCCTGCCCGTCCTGTTCGACGCGGCCACAGTCGGGGTCCTGGTGATGGCGTTCGCGGAGCACCCTGCCCCGGCGGCCAGGGCCGTGTTGGGCGCCTCGCTTCCGGGTCTGGCAGTGGCCGTGAACAACGCCCTCACGCACGAGGACCTGCAACGGATCGCAGCTTTGGATCCACTGACAGGCGTGTTCAATCGACGCTCAGGTCTGGTTCGGCTGGAGGAGGAATTCGATCGGTCCAGGCGATCCCACCAGTCACTCGGGGTGCTCATGTTCGACATTGACCATTTCAAGGTGGTCAACGATACCTTCGGGCATCTGGTCGGCGACCGAGTGCTGCGCAGCGTGGTGCAAGCGGCGCGAAAGGTCCTGCGCGGGAGCGATGTGCTGCTTCGTTTTGGCGGCGAAGAATTCATTGTTGTTTTGCCGGGGGCGACGCGGGACGATCTCGCCATAACGGGCGAGAGGATCCGACTGGCTGTCGCCGAAGCAGGCCTCCTCGAGGACGGTCACCCCATCCGTCTGACCGTCAGCGTTGGCGGTTTCGCGGGCCACGCAGGGAACACCACAACCCCGGAGGAAATGATCTGTCACGCCGACGTCGCCCTCTACTCCTCCAAGCAGTCAGGCCGGGACCGATGCGTGATTGCCTGA
- a CDS encoding ankyrin repeat domain-containing protein, with translation MMFWNRNLVLICAAMLGLAACGPGTGEPLRPASPTGGVSPGQRPPPLAAPPPVAPPTASSAPPARSREAQASLDQRLILAAKANDVAHVTELIRAGGNVNAKDSRQDSAFLYSGAEGFNGVLLLTIANGADVSSTNRFGGTALIPASEHGHVETVRILTAAGVPVNHVNNLGWTALQEAILLNDGGPRQQDVVRHLLAAGADPNIPDPQGRTALENAHRLGFAEIVSIITAAGPNNL, from the coding sequence ATGATGTTCTGGAACCGGAATCTTGTCCTGATCTGCGCAGCGATGCTGGGGCTGGCGGCCTGCGGCCCGGGAACCGGGGAGCCACTCCGTCCCGCGTCACCGACGGGCGGGGTGAGCCCCGGACAACGACCGCCGCCACTGGCGGCCCCGCCGCCTGTGGCCCCGCCGACGGCTTCCTCCGCTCCGCCGGCCCGTTCCCGCGAGGCGCAGGCATCACTGGACCAGCGTCTTATCCTGGCTGCCAAGGCCAACGACGTCGCCCACGTGACCGAGCTGATCCGGGCCGGGGGCAACGTCAACGCCAAAGACTCCCGCCAGGATTCAGCGTTCCTCTACTCCGGGGCAGAAGGATTCAACGGGGTCTTGCTGCTGACGATCGCCAACGGTGCTGACGTTTCCAGCACCAACCGGTTCGGCGGGACAGCCCTGATTCCCGCCAGCGAACACGGACATGTGGAGACCGTCCGCATCCTCACAGCAGCAGGGGTTCCCGTCAACCACGTAAACAACCTGGGCTGGACCGCCCTGCAGGAGGCCATCCTGCTCAACGACGGCGGCCCCAGGCAGCAGGACGTAGTCAGGCACCTCCTCGCCGCAGGAGCGGACCCCAACATCCCGGATCCTCAGGGGCGAACGGCTTTGGAGAACGCGCACCGGCTGGGGTTTGCTGAGATCGTCAGTATCATAACGGCGGCCGGCCCAAACAACCTCTGA
- a CDS encoding heme-binding protein, translated as MKTSKKITAAAAAALLITAGLTAAANAGPNPAPAAVAAADIQPSPGKVIAQNRISVGASAAAVQAALAKCQADKLPFVTVALVDRFGTVQALLRGDNAAEHTIEAARQKAYTAAAFGTPTSELSKRINGNGPSIADLPGTLFLAGGVPLKVDGVSVAGIGVGGAPDGKLDEACAAAGADAIAGVAPGTAK; from the coding sequence GTGAAGACGTCCAAGAAGATCACCGCCGCCGCTGCTGCTGCATTGCTCATCACCGCAGGGCTGACGGCTGCCGCCAATGCCGGGCCCAACCCGGCCCCGGCTGCGGTAGCCGCCGCCGACATCCAGCCGTCCCCTGGAAAAGTCATTGCCCAGAACCGCATCAGCGTGGGCGCATCGGCTGCTGCCGTACAAGCTGCCCTCGCAAAATGCCAAGCTGACAAGCTGCCGTTCGTGACGGTGGCACTGGTCGACCGCTTCGGAACCGTGCAGGCCCTTCTCCGCGGCGACAACGCCGCAGAGCACACGATTGAAGCGGCCAGGCAAAAAGCCTATACCGCAGCGGCTTTCGGAACGCCCACCAGCGAGCTGTCCAAGCGGATCAACGGGAACGGGCCCAGCATCGCTGATCTCCCGGGCACCCTCTTCTTGGCCGGCGGGGTTCCGCTCAAGGTCGACGGGGTCTCTGTGGCGGGCATCGGTGTGGGCGGTGCTCCCGACGGCAAGCTCGACGAGGCCTGTGCCGCGGCCGGGGCGGACGCCATCGCGGGTGTGGCACCGGGCACAGCCAAGTAG